From a region of the uncultured Propionivibrio sp. genome:
- the ybaL gene encoding YbaL family putative K(+) efflux transporter: MDHNISLITTISAGFGVALVLGIAFERIKIPALVGYLVAGIIIGPATPGFVADVHLASQLSEIGVMLLMFGVGLHFSLNDLLAVKRIALPGAVVQMAMATVLGMLLAWSWGWHWGSGLVFGISLSCASTVVLLKALESRNEVETMNGRIAVGWLVVEDLACVLVLVLLPPLVGFLGGTSAVVSEGKPLWIAIGKTLLQVSAFIALMLIVGRRVLPWLLWQVARTGSRELFTLSIVATAIGIAYGASELFSASFALGAFFAGMVMRESKFSHRAAQESLPLRDAFSVLFFVSVGMLFEPSVLIDAPMQVACVVAIIVFGKTLAALALVIAFRYPLNTALTVAVSLAQIGEFSFILAGLGVSLGVLPAEGMNLVLAGALISIALNPFIFAALNPLRSWILSRSELARQLERRDDPYAELPEDTERKYLDGQVVLVGYGKIGEQIAGALDTRGIPYVVAERNRDLVEGLRKNGVAAVSGNAADPPVLIQAHIANAAMLVLAMSDPLDIRLMIETARALNPDIEIVVRMQNDDACQLLRKEGTCTVFACEEELAKGMTGHILHRFSPPNLGAEHSHG, encoded by the coding sequence ATGGATCATAATATTTCATTGATCACGACCATTTCTGCCGGCTTCGGGGTTGCTCTTGTTCTCGGCATTGCCTTTGAGCGGATCAAGATTCCTGCGCTGGTTGGCTATCTGGTTGCCGGCATTATCATCGGTCCGGCAACACCAGGATTCGTCGCCGATGTGCATCTCGCTTCTCAACTATCGGAAATCGGCGTGATGTTACTGATGTTCGGTGTTGGACTGCATTTCTCCCTCAACGATCTGCTGGCCGTCAAGCGTATTGCGCTCCCTGGCGCGGTGGTACAGATGGCGATGGCCACGGTTCTAGGAATGCTTCTGGCATGGTCATGGGGATGGCATTGGGGTAGTGGTCTGGTTTTCGGAATATCCCTGTCGTGCGCAAGTACCGTCGTTCTGCTCAAGGCTCTTGAATCGAGAAACGAGGTCGAGACGATGAATGGGCGGATAGCCGTCGGCTGGCTGGTCGTCGAAGATCTGGCCTGCGTGCTAGTCCTGGTGTTGCTGCCCCCACTCGTTGGCTTTCTTGGTGGCACAAGCGCAGTTGTCAGCGAAGGCAAGCCGCTGTGGATAGCCATCGGAAAAACTCTGCTGCAGGTTTCCGCCTTCATCGCGCTGATGCTGATCGTTGGTCGTCGCGTATTGCCGTGGCTGTTATGGCAGGTTGCCAGAACCGGATCGCGCGAACTGTTCACCTTGTCCATCGTTGCGACGGCGATCGGCATCGCCTATGGAGCCTCTGAACTGTTTAGCGCGTCATTCGCATTAGGCGCATTTTTTGCGGGAATGGTGATGCGGGAATCGAAGTTCAGTCATCGCGCTGCCCAGGAATCGTTGCCGCTACGCGACGCATTTTCGGTTCTATTTTTCGTTTCCGTTGGCATGTTGTTTGAACCGAGTGTCCTGATAGACGCGCCTATGCAGGTCGCTTGTGTGGTTGCGATCATTGTTTTCGGAAAAACATTGGCCGCGCTGGCCTTGGTCATTGCTTTTCGCTACCCGCTCAACACCGCTTTGACTGTTGCCGTCAGCCTGGCACAAATCGGCGAGTTCTCGTTTATTCTGGCGGGGCTTGGTGTGTCGCTCGGGGTGCTGCCTGCAGAGGGGATGAATCTGGTGCTCGCAGGCGCACTGATTTCGATTGCTCTTAATCCATTCATTTTTGCCGCGCTCAATCCCTTGCGGTCGTGGATACTCAGCCGGTCTGAACTGGCCAGGCAACTGGAACGACGAGATGATCCCTACGCCGAACTGCCGGAGGACACAGAGCGCAAATATCTTGACGGGCAGGTCGTGCTTGTCGGTTACGGAAAAATCGGAGAACAGATCGCCGGGGCATTAGATACTCGCGGCATTCCCTATGTGGTTGCGGAACGGAATCGGGATCTGGTTGAAGGCCTGCGCAAGAACGGAGTTGCCGCCGTTTCGGGCAATGCGGCAGACCCTCCCGTGCTGATTCAGGCGCACATTGCCAATGCCGCCATGTTAGTGCTGGCGATGTCCGATCCGCTGGATATCCGACTCATGATAGAGACGGCACGAGCCCTCAACCCTGACATTGAGATCGTTGTGCGAATGCAAAATGACGATGC